Proteins from a single region of Streptomyces sp. Tu 3180:
- a CDS encoding NADH:flavin oxidoreductase/NADH oxidase, producing the protein MSALFEPYTLRDVTIPNRVWMPPMCQYSAAPEGPGAGAPGDWHFAHYAARAAGGTGLIVVEATAVSPEGRISPYDLGLWDDAQVEAFRRITSFLVSQGTVPAVQLAHAGRKASTDRPWKGGAPVGRDAHGWRPVAPSPLAFDERHPVPEELTAEQIRDVVDRFRAAARRALAAGFEIAEIHGAHGYLINEFLSPHSNHRTDAYGGSYENRTRLALEVVDAVREEWPDDKPLFFRVSATDWLEESGWTPDDTVRFAGELHAHGIDLLDVSTGGVAPGVRIPAGPGYQVPFAARVRAETPMPVAAVGLITDAEQAEKILANGEADAVFLGRELLRNPSWARHAARELGGEVHVPDQYHRSL; encoded by the coding sequence GTGAGCGCGCTGTTCGAGCCCTACACCCTGCGTGACGTGACGATCCCCAACCGGGTGTGGATGCCTCCGATGTGCCAGTACTCGGCCGCGCCCGAGGGCCCCGGGGCCGGCGCGCCCGGCGACTGGCACTTCGCGCACTACGCGGCCCGCGCGGCCGGCGGCACGGGCCTGATCGTCGTCGAGGCCACCGCCGTGTCGCCGGAGGGCCGCATCTCGCCGTACGACCTCGGCCTCTGGGACGACGCCCAGGTCGAGGCGTTCCGCCGGATCACCTCCTTCCTCGTCTCGCAGGGCACCGTCCCCGCCGTCCAGCTCGCCCACGCCGGCCGCAAGGCGTCGACCGACCGCCCGTGGAAGGGCGGCGCCCCGGTGGGGCGGGACGCGCACGGCTGGCGGCCGGTGGCGCCGAGCCCGCTCGCCTTCGACGAGCGGCACCCGGTGCCGGAGGAGCTGACCGCCGAACAGATCCGTGACGTCGTCGACCGGTTCCGCGCCGCGGCGCGCCGGGCGCTCGCCGCCGGGTTCGAGATCGCCGAGATCCACGGCGCCCACGGCTACCTGATCAACGAGTTCCTCTCCCCGCACTCCAACCACCGCACCGACGCCTACGGCGGCTCGTACGAGAACCGGACGCGCCTCGCGCTCGAGGTCGTCGACGCCGTGCGCGAGGAGTGGCCGGACGACAAGCCGCTGTTCTTCCGCGTCTCGGCCACCGACTGGCTGGAGGAGTCCGGCTGGACCCCGGACGACACCGTCCGCTTCGCCGGCGAGCTGCACGCCCACGGCATCGACCTGCTCGACGTCTCCACCGGGGGCGTCGCCCCCGGCGTCCGCATCCCGGCCGGGCCCGGCTACCAGGTCCCCTTCGCCGCGCGGGTGCGGGCCGAGACGCCGATGCCGGTCGCCGCCGTCGGGCTGATCACCGATGCCGAGCAGGCCGAGAAGATCCTGGCCAACGGCGAGGCGGACGCGGT